A region from the Clostridia bacterium genome encodes:
- a CDS encoding peptidoglycan-binding protein, giving the protein MIGSPASTRIHLGRTVLLALLAASCVSGAVIALVPGRVCAAENKAPAQTLRKGDRGEYVCELQEYLSLAGCLKGVSDGVFGPATHSAVVKFQSDHGILADGIVGPMTWAALAKGTGPKESRSYVVAQGDTMYGIAKKFGVSVEAIASASGVAKPEMIRPGQKLVIPVSSSASSRAQSGRGNVELLAWADAAKVFVSRATITDVASGLSFNVQRRGGHNHADAEPLTAADTEVFRRIVGGAWSWERRAVIVTVGVRRIAASINCCPHGGQAIRGNGFDGHFCVHFLGSRTHASDLVDPDHQRMVRVAAGR; this is encoded by the coding sequence ATGATAGGATCACCCGCGTCTACGAGGATACATCTGGGTCGAACAGTGCTGCTGGCGTTGCTGGCGGCATCCTGTGTCAGCGGGGCGGTGATCGCTCTCGTGCCGGGGCGCGTGTGCGCCGCAGAGAACAAGGCGCCAGCGCAGACTTTGCGAAAGGGCGACCGAGGAGAGTATGTGTGCGAGTTGCAGGAGTACCTCAGCCTTGCCGGGTGTCTTAAAGGCGTATCAGATGGGGTGTTTGGCCCTGCTACCCACAGCGCGGTCGTGAAGTTCCAGTCGGACCATGGTATACTGGCAGATGGAATCGTGGGCCCCATGACGTGGGCTGCCCTGGCTAAGGGGACCGGGCCGAAGGAGTCTCGCTCCTACGTGGTGGCGCAGGGCGACACCATGTACGGTATCGCCAAAAAGTTCGGAGTGAGTGTTGAGGCGATAGCTTCTGCGTCCGGGGTTGCCAAGCCGGAGATGATTCGTCCTGGCCAGAAGCTAGTCATACCGGTGTCATCGTCCGCCTCATCTAGGGCTCAGTCAGGCCGTGGGAATGTGGAGTTGCTTGCGTGGGCTGATGCTGCCAAAGTCTTTGTGAGCAGGGCCACGATTACTGACGTAGCCAGCGGGCTTTCCTTCAATGTGCAGAGGCGCGGTGGGCACAACCATGCCGACGCGGAGCCTCTCACGGCGGCGGATACTGAAGTCTTCCGGAGAATCGTGGGCGGCGCCTGGTCGTGGGAGCGGAGGGCCGTGATTGTAACCGTCGGCGTTCGCAGGATCGCTGCTTCGATCAACTGCTGTCCCCATGGTGGGCAGGCGATCCGGGGCAACGGCTTCGATGGGCACTTCTGCGTGCATTTCCTGGGGTCGCGCACTCATGCCAGTGACTTGGTGGATCCGGATCATCAGCGTATGGTCCGTGTGGCCGCGGGCAGGTAG
- a CDS encoding acetate kinase, whose amino-acid sequence MKILVVNCGSSSVKYQLFDMSDESCLARGGVERVGTPEAFLVHRPNGKGKTQLKVDAPDHERALDAVFRALVDPAIGVIGDLSEISSIGHRVVHGGERFAGSVLIDSEVMQALIDCQDLAPLHNPPNIMGIEACRRLMPSLPMVGVFDTAFHQTMPKEAFMYALPYEMYRKYGVRRYGFHGTSHRYVAGRAAGLLGRPIEEISIATCHLGNGSSVAAVKGGKSIDTSMGFTPLEGLVMGTRSGDIDPAIVSFLCEKLGKSASEVVLGYLNKKSGVLGLSGGLSNDFRDLEEAASKGHELAQLALDVFAYRVAKYIGAYAVAMGALDGIVFTAGVGQNSGDMRRRICDRLGFFGVRLDVEKNTSRSVEQIISLPGSGVAVMVIPTDEEITIARDTAELVGKLRSGS is encoded by the coding sequence ATGAAGATTCTGGTCGTCAATTGCGGCAGTTCGTCGGTGAAGTATCAGCTTTTCGACATGTCGGATGAGTCGTGCCTCGCCCGCGGAGGAGTGGAGAGAGTCGGGACGCCAGAGGCTTTCCTGGTCCATCGGCCGAACGGAAAAGGAAAGACTCAACTCAAGGTGGACGCGCCCGATCACGAGCGTGCCCTAGACGCTGTCTTCCGGGCTTTGGTCGATCCAGCGATAGGTGTGATCGGCGATCTCTCGGAGATATCCTCCATAGGCCACAGGGTTGTTCACGGAGGAGAGAGATTTGCCGGATCGGTGCTGATCGATTCCGAAGTGATGCAGGCCTTGATCGACTGCCAGGATCTGGCGCCGCTTCACAACCCCCCGAACATCATGGGCATCGAGGCGTGCAGGCGGCTCATGCCAAGTCTTCCCATGGTGGGAGTGTTCGACACGGCGTTCCATCAGACCATGCCAAAAGAGGCTTTCATGTACGCGCTTCCGTACGAGATGTACAGAAAGTACGGTGTGAGGCGCTACGGATTCCATGGCACGTCCCATAGGTACGTGGCCGGGCGGGCCGCTGGCCTCCTTGGGCGACCAATTGAGGAGATTAGCATCGCAACTTGCCATCTTGGCAACGGCTCGAGCGTCGCTGCTGTCAAAGGCGGCAAGTCGATCGATACGAGCATGGGTTTCACACCCCTAGAAGGGCTCGTCATGGGAACGCGGTCAGGCGACATCGATCCTGCGATCGTGTCCTTCCTCTGCGAGAAACTCGGCAAGAGCGCAAGTGAAGTGGTCCTTGGCTACCTGAACAAGAAGTCCGGGGTGTTGGGGCTTTCTGGTGGACTGTCCAATGATTTTCGCGATCTCGAGGAGGCCGCTTCGAAAGGCCACGAGCTTGCTCAGCTTGCGCTGGATGTGTTCGCCTACAGGGTGGCGAAGTACATTGGGGCGTATGCTGTTGCCATGGGCGCTCTGGATGGCATCGTCTTTACGGCCGGAGTCGGCCAGAACTCCGGGGATATGCGAAGGCGCATATGCGACAGGCTTGGATTCTTTGGGGTCCGGCTCGACGTGGAGAAGAATACATCGAGAAGTGTTGAGCAGATAATATCCCTGCCCGGATCGGGTGTTGCTGTCATGGTGATCCCGACCGATGAGGAGATAACTATAGCTCGGGATACCGCGGAGCTTGTCGGCAAGCTGCGGTCTGGGTCCTGA
- a CDS encoding DUF177 domain-containing protein — MRIDVESLRGEKGASVSLDLVEEFLPLDLQRSEIRFMEPLRFVGQATNTGQRIVITGYATGRGTATCDRCLGEFTMDFHVPFAESYYRRDEAPSAVDEDEGVYDGEVIDIGPEVEKAILLSLPFRIVCKEECRGLCPTCGKDLNLGECGCAGNDRV, encoded by the coding sequence ATGCGCATTGACGTGGAGTCACTTCGAGGGGAGAAAGGCGCCTCTGTGTCCCTCGACCTCGTGGAGGAGTTCCTTCCCCTCGATCTTCAGCGTTCGGAGATTAGATTCATGGAGCCTTTGCGCTTCGTTGGGCAGGCGACTAATACAGGTCAGAGGATCGTGATCACGGGCTACGCGACCGGGCGTGGAACGGCCACTTGCGACAGGTGCCTGGGAGAGTTCACAATGGATTTCCATGTCCCTTTCGCTGAGTCGTACTACAGGCGAGATGAAGCCCCATCTGCCGTGGACGAAGATGAGGGAGTCTACGATGGCGAAGTGATTGACATTGGGCCGGAGGTTGAGAAGGCCATCCTGCTTTCGCTGCCGTTCAGGATAGTCTGCAAGGAGGAGTGCCGTGGGCTGTGTCCCACGTGTGGAAAGGACCTTAACCTTGGCGAATGTGGGTGCGCCGGCAATGATCGCGTTTGA
- the rpmF gene encoding 50S ribosomal protein L32: protein MANPKQRFGKSRTRKRRANWKAEAPSLSVCPQCKKPKLPHTVCAECGYYNGREVIVVAE, encoded by the coding sequence ATGGCTAATCCAAAGCAGCGATTCGGAAAGTCGCGCACTCGCAAGCGCAGAGCTAACTGGAAGGCCGAAGCCCCTTCTCTCTCCGTGTGTCCGCAGTGCAAGAAACCAAAACTCCCTCACACTGTGTGTGCGGAGTGCGGATACTACAATGGCCGAGAAGTCATCGTAGTGGCAGAGTAG